The Dermacentor silvarum isolate Dsil-2018 chromosome 11, BIME_Dsil_1.4, whole genome shotgun sequence region TGCGATTGCGAATCGGGTTTCCACAGGGAAAGTTTAAAAGTGGTAACACGTCCTAGTGTGCTGGTTCGAACCAAGAGATGGCATTGTGTTGAGCCGGCACCTAATCGGCTCTTACTGCAGGCGCCGACCTTGTTACCTGTACAGGGTATTTGTCGTCGGAAACGTGGTTATGGAGTCGAGTCTCGTTATAACGAAGCCACATCCAACCCACAAATAcattcgttatatccaatatgcTCCGTAACCATTTATTCGTTACATACTGACATTAGCGAGAAACGCTTTAAATTCATTTAATTATATCCGTCGTAGAGAGCCTCCGCCCAAACAGAGATGGATAAGTATACTTGTATTTGTACTGTATTCGTACTGTATAGATTATCTGCCTAAATTGAGGAAGATATGTTCTTAGAGACTTAAGTAATACATAGGAATACATAAATTTCTAATACAGTGTGCGCACTGCGGAGTCGGACAAAACAGTCATAAGTGACAGGTAGAACGTGTAGTACGCGAACACAGGGAATGTACACGTATGTACGCCGTGGTTTGGTGCAAACGCCTTCTCACATTCGAATGAATAACCATATGAAAAAGAAGTAAGCTCCGTGTCATCCATATCCAGGACCACCAAGTGACCATGTAGATTATATACGAACCTCCCACATTCCGTACTGGAATATTAGATGAAAGgtttatggggcatatggatctTAAGCGTAGGTGGTAAAAACTCAATTACCAACAATCACCAACAATGTTGGTGTTCAAGGGCACTAAAGAAATATACTCAGCTTAGAGTGGCCCACTACATGCTTTCAAGACTATCTGCAGTTCTACAGCAGGCTGTTAGTGGACAAAAAGCAAGGCGAAATTCACATTTCCGAGAACCGAACCATGGGCACATTGGTATGCCTTCATCTTCAGAACGAAACGTCAACAAGCAAGGACTCTGTCAAAGCCGACAAGCACTGGTACTAAACACCGGTATTAATAAAAAAggttaattattattttatttaactGCGTATTTCTTTACTGTAACTGCTCGCGGAAGTTGTGTCCACCAAAACGCATAAATCTAGCAGTACAAGAAGCCTTTGCGTAGCCTTCTTTGTCAAAACTACTGACAGTACAACTTCGAACGCACTGTATATGACGTCAAGATGAGTTGGTGTGAAAATTTCAACGTGGTGTCGCCACGCGTATTTCGTTTCGATGTCCTTATTCGCATACCAAGCCTGGTCATCACGGTCAGAATGAACTATCTGCAACTACAGATGCGTGATGTCGTTAATCTACCAATCTAACTTCACACAGTGTTTCTGTCCTTTTAATTTTATCAGGTATGATACGGGAAGCTCGGAACAGCCTGTAAAAAAGCTAGGCATTGTGCATAAATGCATCTCGTTCTCACGCAGATGCCTTATTCATGGCACACCACATTCAATGCCAGAATAACAAGAGCAACGTGAACGTTGTAAATGTCGTTATTGTAAAAAAGCCCGGCTGAGTTGGCCCACATTGCCGGTTCACCTACggattttgttgctgctgctccTTGAACGCGTTGCCGAAGGGCACCAGCTGGACGTCCATGAGGTAGCCGACGCGCACGTAAGTAGGCCACAGCTGCTCGGTGATGAACGCGATGCTGTACGGGCAGAGGGACTCGTAGTAAACCTGGATGTTCGCAGTCTTTGGAATTTGCGAGAAGTCGACGCGACGCCGGCCCACGATGCCCCGCAGCGCGCGCCCCCTGACGACGACCGCGCACAGCACCACTAGCCACAGCAGAAGCTGCGCCGACCGCACGACGACGCCGCCTTTACCGCGCGAACGTGGAGCCATGACAACAGGCACGCCGGTTTTGTCATCGGCGGCTCCTCACTGGGGCGGGCGCCGCGCACCACGATGATCTTTCGTGCCGGCCGGTCGCCTCCTCCCTTCTGCTCCTCTGGGATGACGACTACCGCTGCGCGGCTAGCGACGAGGGCCGCCGAGGTTGTGGTCGCGTAGCCGTAGGTCCCGGCGCTGGTTGGCGCTCCATGCGGGAATGTCGTTGTCAGTGTGGCTTCTGCGGCTCGTAGGAGCATCCATGTGCTGTGCCGCCGGCATCATGGCCGACTACTTACTTTGTAACCTGTCAACCATGACGTTGACCATGACACCGGTCCGCGTGTCACCATGACGTCACGTCCAAGCTATAATTGCGCAGCTGCTGCGAACGAAATGCGTCCTCCACCGTCCGAGTCGAGTGTTCGCCCGTGTCTATTAAGCCTCCCAACAGGCTCAATCAGACGCATCATGGCTCAAGAGACGAAGCGACCATCTTTCTCACGTTGAGTCGGAAGTCGAGTCGTACCGTTCGTCTCACCGAGAAGCTGTGCTGTCCAACTCAGCATTGCAGAGTGTCTTTGCTGCAAGAACTGCAGCAAGGACGCTGCTGCAGTTCTTGTACGATGCGAAGTTGGAAGCTTTTATTTAGCTTTATTATATTCTTTGTGACTTGTTGcaaataaaattaaaattaaaaaaactTAGCCCTAGGAACTCAACGCCGTATGATCCGGCGGGCCCATGACATTGCGCGGCTCCTCGCAGAAGTCCTGGACTAAGGGCTCCTCCCTCGGAGGAATTCCACACTTAGCAcactgtttctctctctctctctctctcccctccacAGCGTAGCTATAAAATTGGTGGACGGTCACTGGTTGGTGGAACGCTCCAAAAGCAATGGGGTGCTGGCAGCTATTCAGTCGGCCCAGCTAGATATGGCGTAACGGTCTGGCATCCCAGCACGGACATGACGGAGCCGACGAGCAAGATGGGCAGACTAGAGACGTAGGAGACGACACGCCGACGCGTGTCGTGGCGTCCGGATGAAATATCAGTAAACAGCCATCATTGATTCTACGATGATGATATGCACTTTTATTGAAAACCAAAATGGGGCTTGAGTTACGGGAACACTGGTTGGTTcactagtccgggacaccgtcggcaaaagccgctgcccgcGCTCTTCCGacgagggctcgttgctcctcgcGATCCGAGCTAGACATGGCTGCCTCCCAGCCCTCCCACGTATTGGCTGATTTATTATAGCAATAGCGCTGTTTTGCTGACAAGCCCATGCAATATGGTATAAGCCTATCTTCTGGCCTCAAAATTTGCAAtgcgccgaaaaagactcgggctcAATGGCGTGAAGATTAGCTGGATTATTAAACgacatagtttgtagccgacggaggtgacacTCTAGAAAACAACAAGGCGTTtgtctggcaaaaaaaaaaaaaaaaaatcggcagatacacttaagactgcctacgtgtgggaatgcgaaagcattataccgtttgtagacctcggaacgccacgaacgcgctcattttacccactcatgacgtggcgccatcTCATCCCCATTGACTGCGCCGTCAGGTCATTTTTGGTATCTTCTTTCGGTGCACGCCGACTACGACatattttcgcgtaatggggcatgtGATTTAAAAGAACTtttgtgggcctagttggtgcatacttgatatactttttagagcgcaaacaagagacaaggcacaaaagggaggtcaaacacaggacaggcgcctgtcctgtgtttgacctccctattgtgccttgtctctttgtttgcgctctaaaaagtttatcaagaggcctatgatgctttcgcattaaaactgcaggTCCTGTGATCGCCAAACTTGCCATTCCACTTTATCGCAGTAGGTAAAACAGAAACCACAACTTACGCACGTGAGTTCCCACGTTTCCCTCTGGTGAACGTTTGCTCTGCTTGTACCCAGAGTAAGCGTACTTCATTATCCAAAAGCgcaaaagttatttttttttgccagctcTGCCGTTGTTTCTGAAGCGCGAACGAAGGCCAAGAGAACGGCGTCGCGGCCTAAACGTTCCGCTAAAGCATATTCTGGTCACACATCTTGGAAATGATCTGCAGTGGCTGTCATATCGCCATGTCTGGCCAGAAGAAGACACTGGCTGCGCTCATGAGCGGCGACCACGGGCCACCCGAGGGCTCGAGTTTTGAATAATATAGAAATCGATGCGGAATTGAAACGTTTGCTATATACATCCGTGGAATAAAGACGTTtggttgctctctctctctcgtagaGCGATGCAACTGCTAACTGTGATGCGGTTAAATTAACCAACGAGGAAGGATATCCAGAGTCACGCCCAAAGGGCAGTAGTCAGAGCCTCTCAGTTCAGGGCCCCAGTGCACTGGTCTCTGCcacctgcctgacctggctaattaaggacttttgtcttgccaggccggagcgggcgagctgtgccccCCACTGCTCCACTGTGGTGCTGGTATTTGGcatatgagggtgcttagcgcactcccaggttatatgtattaaggtaggtatgccaccgcgcCAAGGGCAGTTGGCCCTatagcgagtgggatacatgggTTTAGCAATTTTAGATGAAGGAATACCCCGGTCTatattttacgccaatcggcggcctcttctccgctaagttgtgggtgaggcggctggtattttctgcggactccgcgctgatgagcactGTTATAAGTGTCTATACGTATACAGGTCCCGTCAAGTGACACCTGCGATGTGGCTGTACTTCCGTTGCTAGCCGGAATAATTTCTAAGGAACcgtgaaaaacaagaaaaacacagaAGTGTGTGCAATCTTTTAGTTTTGTTCTCTCTCGTTGAGtacgaataaaaaagaaagctcgCAGATGCTCCTGTCGGTTAACTTCTCTTTGAATAATCATAATTGATAAGAGACAGGGTGGGAAACCGGCTCTCGGAAAACGCTTGTGAGTTTGCGACGGACCGACCTCAGTCCTGGACGGCAGCAGTCGAAACCATCACGCATTTGGACCACCGAAACAACGGTAAAGCCCGCAGTTAGATACCGCAACAGTGCAGTTGACAAAAGAAACTCAAAGACATATCTTCTATTCAACTGAGTTTCCTCCGCGGCGCGTTTAGTTCTCGACACCCTTTGACCATTACTACACCACGGGCATGTTCATCTTAGCTCTCAGATTTCCCAAGGCACCTGGCGGTCTCATCCTTCATCTTGTTCCCTCATTCCCTAGACTCACTCAAGTGCCCAGACACGGCGCGACCTTCTTGTTTCGCGGCTCTGCGCTGTCCAATCCTGTCCCGTCGCCTCTGCAAATACATTAACCTACGCCAGATGTCTTCATTACCTGCCAGTAGTCTCAACCATTGTAACGCAATTCCTTGTAACGTACAGTTTCAGACCATAAGATTTATGGCCACTTGGCGCAAAACCGAAACAAAAAAATGGGAGGGTACTGCTCACCTTGTCCCCGATTTTGCGCTAAGTAGCCATAAACCTTACGGTCTGAAAGTGTTCAGTACCAACCCATCCAGCCCAGCGAGACGTACTACTGAGTCCTTATAAATTTGTTCGCCAGCATGGATTTTCGTTCAAGTTTGTTAGCTACCCGTCAGCGAACAACCTATAAAGACTCCTCCAGCCGCGTCAGAAAGACAAAACACGTAATGAATGCAAGAAAACACACGACTTGTTCGCGTCGCTCTCCCCATTCATATCCGTTTCGTAGCGGTCTCGTTCATACTCGCCGCCGTCCACGCCTCTACCTCGACGCTCATCCCTCGCAGCTCGAGCATTCCCGTAGAAACCGTGGCGACCTCCGGCTGCTCCGACGTCTGCCCCGACAAGACGCAAGCGGGCGGCACGGGCTCGTCGAGCATAGAACAGACCAGTCCGAAAAAGTCCGAGGTCGCCTTGCCTTGCACGTCGTCGTCCTGCCTCCCGTTGACCACGACGAACGGGACGTACGGCACCGCCGGCCGGTGGGACGCCGTCTTGTGGCCCATCTTCAGCAGGAGCCGGGGTCCCCACCGGGAAGACGCGCAGCGTTCGAGCGCCGACCAGTTGACGCCGACTCGCGACGAGCACGACTTCACCACGCGGTGGGGCGTCGTCGAGGACTCCATGCAGGCGACGAACGCGAGCAGCTGGTAGGTGCCCTTGAAGAGCGCCACGGCGCACGCCTGGATCATGTTGGCGACGCACTCGTGGCGGCCGTGCTGACACGTGATCTCGGTCGTCTTGCGCCCATCGGCGCCCACGGCCTCTCTCCTCTGGGCCATGCCGTATGGAACCAGGCGGACAATGAGTCGGTCGCTTAGTCGCAGATAGGTCGGCCACAGCTGCTTCGTGATGAACTTCTGGCTGTACGGGCAGTGGGTCTCGTAGAAGAGCTGGACCTTGACGCGACGCGACGGTCGTACGCCTTTGGCGGCAGCGTCGTCGACGTCCGCGGAGGTGACCGCGGCCTGCTGGCACAGGAAGGCCAGGCAGAGGGCGGACGCGACCGCCGGAACGAACCGCGACTTCATGTTTCGTAGTCGTCGTCTTCCTTCTTTTCTCGGCGCCGCAGGCCTGCGCGCGCCGGATCCGGAATGGTTGTTTCATGGGCTGCTCACGAAAATGGAAATACACACTGTAAAAAAATCGCTGTAAATttaaagaaaatttacagaatttTTTCGTGCCGCAAAATATTCTGTGAATTAACGCTCTATGACAGAAACCTgctacaagaaaagaaaaaacaaattttCTGTTCTTGACCTCCAGCCTATAAAGTGAGTCAAAACT contains the following coding sequences:
- the LOC119433402 gene encoding gamma-interferon-inducible lysosomal thiol reductase, encoding MKSRFVPAVASALCLAFLCQQAAVTSADVDDAAAKGVRPSRRVKVQLFYETHCPYSQKFITKQLWPTYLRLSDRLIVRLVPYGMAQRREAVGADGRKTTEITCQHGRHECVANMIQACAVALFKGTYQLLAFVACMESSTTPHRVVKSCSSRVGVNWSALERCASSRWGPRLLLKMGHKTASHRPAVPYVPFVVVNGRQDDDVQGKATSDFFGLVCSMLDEPVPPACVLSGQTSEQPEVATVSTGMLELRGMSVEVEAWTAASMNETATKRI